Proteins from a single region of Oryza brachyantha chromosome 6, ObraRS2, whole genome shotgun sequence:
- the LOC102704531 gene encoding nucleolar protein 10 yields the protein MASNNGAGTLRSTSINGVKLYSLTGNRYVAPWVLAKKKRALRKDAEYQRRLDLIHDLRFETATTKIKVTPDEQYVIASGIYPPQVKVYELKELSMKFERHMISEIVNFQVLGDDYSKLAFLCADRSVCLHAKYGSHYSLRIPRMGRDMAYDCWSCDLLCAASSPDLYRINLEQGRFLASLPSQSPAINVVSRSTIHGLIACGGEDGAVECFDMRRKSSVGRINTAISPEDFNQEVTSLQFDENQGYLMAVGSSTGKISIYDLRMSSPLRVKDHMYGSPILSIKWHQTLNSTEPKLITADKHIVRVWDPNTGNNMTSIEPDGGAINDVCIFRNSGLMFLALDNSQIPAHFIPALGPAPKWCSHLDNLTEEMEEKTENSVYEDFKFLTKDEMDRYDLSKYIDQGLVRAHMHGYVMKLQLYNKLLASSAVDYENVQEKVKQKKIEEQRKSRITQVVKIPKVNRHIMDHIRQEEEEMDADLENGEKSWIKKKKKKLEMNKALLIDPRFKEMFENKDFEIDEQSKEYLALHPQTSLKEPRLIEEHFETVSDDEEQQDASASDASAESDSDNGTQNSKRIRLYEIKDDRHAEAFLNSTSLANEDALPIGDRVAALDRQRNSNALNEVKYGPGGSREISFIARGSRRRNEEPNDEEPKDFKRRGVQSLGLKQGKAEYYLFGGSRGRGRGGGRGRGGGRGRGGRGRGRGRG from the exons ATGGCGTCGAACAacggcgcggggacgctcagGTCCACCTCCATCAACGGCGTCAAGCTCTACTCCCTCACCGGCAACCGCTACGTCGCCCCATGGGTCCTCGCGAAGAAGAAGCGCGCCCTCCGCAAGGACGCAG AGTATCAGCGGAGGCTGGATTTGATTCATGACCTTAGGTTCGAGACGGCCACTACCAAGATCAAGGTGACACCAGATGAGCAGTACGTGATCGCCTCAG GCATTTACCCCCCACAAGTTAAAGTCTATGAATTGAAGGAGTTATCAATGAAGTTCGAGAGGCACATGATTTCAGAAATAGTAAATTTCCAG GTCCTCGGTGATGATTACTCAAAACTTGCATTTTTGTGCGCTGACCGTTCTGTATGTCTGCATGCAAAGTATGGTAGCCACTATAGCTTGAGAATTCCAAG GATGGGAAGGGATATGGCATATGATTGCTGGTCTTGTGATTTGCTTTGTGCTGCTTCATCACCAGATTTGTATAGGATCAACTTAGAGCAG GGACGGTTCCTTGCGTCTCTTCCGTCCCAATCTCCAGCAATAAATGTGGTTTCTCGGAG TACCATACATGGGCTCATTGCTTGTGGCGGTGAGGATGGTGCGGTTGAGTGCTTTGATATGAGGAGAAAATCTTCTGTTGGCAGAATTAACACAGCTATTTCTCCTGAAGATTTTAATCAG GAGGTTACATCTTTGCAGTTTGATGAAAATCAAGGATACCTTATGGCAGTAGGGAGCAGCACAGGAAAG ATATCAATATATGATCTACGTATGTCTTCTCCTCTGCGAGTTAAGGATCATAT GTATGGTAGCCCCATATTAAGTATTAAGTGGCACCAGACACTTAATTCTACTGAACCCAAGCTGATTACTGCTGACAAGCATATAGTGAGGGTTTGGGATCCTAATACA GGAAATAACATGACTAGCATTGAACCAGATGGTGGTGCTATCAATGATGTTTGCATTTTCCGGAATAGCGGTTTAATGTTCCTAGCCTTGGACAATAGCCAGATTCCTGCCCACTTTATTCCTGCATTGGGCCCTGCTCCAAAGTGGTGCTCGCATCTTGATAATCTAACT GAAGAGATGGAAGAGAAGACAGAGAATAGTGTATATGAAGATTTCAAGTTTTTAACAAAAGATGAGATGGATCGATATGATCTCTCTAAGTACATTGATCAGGGTCTTGTGAGAGCACATATGCATGGATATGTGATGAAACTTCAGCTGTATAATAAG CTACTAGCTAGCAGTGCTGTTGATTATGAGAACGTGCAAGAGAAGGttaagcaaaagaaaatagaagaaCAGAGAAAATCTCGCATAACG CAAGTTGTCAAAATACCAAAGGTTAACAGGCATATTATGGACCATATACGtcaagaggaagaggaaatgGATGCTGATTTGGAGAATGGTGAAAAATCATGGattaagaagaagaaaaagaaactagaAATGAACAAGGCATTGTTGATTGATCCTCGCTTCAAagaaatgtttgaaaataag GACTTTGAAATTGATGAACAATCAAAAGAATATCTTGCACTTCATCCTCAAACATCTTTGAAGGAGCCTCGTCTAATTGAGGAGCATTTTGAGACTGTTAGTGATGATGAGGAACAGCAAGATGCCAGTGCATCTGATGCATCAGCAGAGTCGGACAGTGACAATGGCACACAAAATTCAAAGCGTATAAG GTTGTATGAAATCAAAGATGATCGTCACGCTGAGGCATTTTTGAATAGCACCTCCCTTGCCAATGAGGATGCTCTGCCTATTGGGGATAGGGTAGCTGCACTGGATAGGCAAAGGAACTCCAATGCACTTAACGAGGTAAAGTATGGACCTGGTGGCTCACGCGAGATCTCATTCATCGCTAGAGGCTCAAGAAGGCGCAACGAAGAACCTAACGACGAAGAGCCCAAGGATTTCAAGAGGAGAGGTGTGCAATCCCTGGGTTTGAAACAAGGCAAAGCCGAGTACTACTTGTTCGGCGGAAGCCGCggcagaggaagaggaggtggtcgtgggagaggaggaggtcgtGGGAGAGGAGGCAGAGGGAGGGGCAGAGGCAGGGGATAA
- the LOC102713640 gene encoding 39S ribosomal protein L47, mitochondrial — MLSLSRALGRRLFSASASASDAAAAAAASTSVVRKAQNPLEEFFEVERSTEEDKPPPHYGRSWKASELRLKSWDDLQKLWYVLLKEKNMLMTQRQMLHSENMRFPNPERISKVKKSMCRIKHVLTERAIAEPDPRRSAEMKRMINTL, encoded by the exons ATGCTGTCCTTGTCGAGGGCGCTGGGGAGGCGGCTCTTCTCCGCTTCCGCCTCCGCATCTgatgccgctgccgctgccgctgcctccACGTCGGTGGTGAGGAAGGCGCAGAACCCGCTGGAGGAGTTCTTCGAGGTCGAGAGGAGCACCGAGGAGGACAAGCCCCCTCCGCACTACG GCCGTAGTTGGAAAGCTTCTGAGTTACGCCTAAAATCCTGGGATGACCTTCAGAAGTTATGGTATGTCCTTCTGAAGGAAAAGAACATGCTTATGACTCAACGCCAGATGCTGCATTCAGAGAACATGCGTTTTCCAAACCCAGAACGTATTTCCAAG GTGAAGAAGTCAATGTGTCGAATAAAGCATGTCTTGACTGAAAGGGCCATAGCAGAACCTGACCCAAGGAGATCCGCAGAAATGAAGCGGATGATCAACACCCTTTGA
- the LOC107304320 gene encoding uncharacterized protein LOC107304320, translated as MSEAMFRFMSKNGGDGCGGGGGGGGGGGIALEVTVLSAESLRLPPSYYYSLIPRRLRPYVTVSSVASAVACSTAVSEGASGGGGGEHSWNDTLVVPVGAEFLESRGGDVHVAVFSEPACRLVGGATPLGWCRIPAADVLDGLRPPRALRRLSYSLRCPRNSGGPGGVVHLAVRVLGDLESRRLLSPPPASQTAAPAQPGWCRVAMGIPVSGASAAVVGMPAWAWAGEASR; from the coding sequence ATGTCGGAGGCGATGTTCCGGTTCATGTCCAAGAACGGCGGCGatgggtgcggcggcggcggcggaggaggaggaggcggaggcatCGCGCTCGAGGTGACTGTGTTGTCGGCGGAGTCGCTGAGGTTGCCTCCATCGTATTACTATTCGCTGATTCCGAGGCGGCTGCGGCCGTACGTGACGGTGTCGTCggtggcgtcggcggtggcgtgcAGCACGGCCGTGTCGGAgggggcgagcggcggcggcggcggcgagcactcGTGGAACGACACGCTGGTGGTGCCCGTGGGCGCGGAGTTCCTCGagagccgcggcggcgacgtgcaCGTGGCGGTGTTCTCGGAGCCGGCGTGccggctcgtcggcggcgcgacccCGCTCGGGTGGTGCAGGATCCCGGCCGCCGACGTGCTCGACGGCCTCCgccccccgcgcgcgctccggcGGCTCAGCTATTCGCTCCGGTGCCCGCGCAACAGCGGCGGGCCCGGCGGCGTCGTGCACCTGGCCGTCCGTGTCCTCGGCGACCTCGAGTCCCGGCGtctcctctcgccgccgccggcgtcgcagacggcggcgccggcgcagccaGGGTGGTGCCGCGTGGCGATGGGCATCCCGGTGtccggcgcctccgccgccgtggtggGGATGCCGGCGTGGGCGTGGGCCGGCGAGGCGTCGCGGTGA
- the LOC102704816 gene encoding probable E3 ubiquitin-protein ligase XBOS36 → MGNSLGCAGLGERLAAAAKDGDAAEARRLLAANPGLARCTTFGNLSSPLHIAAAKGHHEIAALLLENGADVNARNIYGQTPLMQACRFGHWEVVQTLLVFRCNVWKVDNLSNRTALHMAAAGGHVKCVRLLLADAAGDRDGYVNKAASGGVTALHLAALHGHVDCVHLLIDEHGSLAAQTLPCAAPPMVSIGAGSTPLHYAACGGEVKCCQILVSRGADRTVINCNGWLPIDAARIWGCSWLEHVLSPKSHLPIPKFPPSGYLSQPLPSLINIAREQGLNLSSEFADGVDEGSEACAVCLERPCNVAAEGCGHELCVKCALDLCSVIKSYDSAGIAGEIPCPLCRSGVASFRTTATPAASRSTSTGGLGSGRRRKSSSGSEHEASSGGEKGCGSIDPDAGAGAVVPLYYAPFAPSAILT, encoded by the exons ATGGGCAACTCCCTTGGGTGTGCGGGCCTCGGTGagaggctggcggcggcggcgaaggacggcgacgcggcggaggcgcggcggctgctggCGGCGAACCCGGGGCTCGCCCGGTGCACCACGTTCGGCAACCTCAGCTCGCCGCTgcacatcgccgccgccaaagGCCACCACGAG ATCGCTGCATTGCTGCTGGAGAATGGAGCAGATGTGAATGCGAGGAACATCTATGGACAG ACGCCATTGATGCAAGCTTGCCGGTTTGGTCACTGGGAGGTGGTTCAGACGCTGCTGGTTTTCAGATGCAAT gtGTGGAAGGTGGACAACCTCAGTAACCGGACGGCGCTGcacatggcggcggccggcgggcaTGTGAAGTGCGTGAGGCTGCTGCTggcggacgccgccggcgacaggGACGGGTACGTGAATaaggcggcgagcggcggcgtgaCGGCGCTGCACCTGGCGGCGCTGCACGGCCACGTCGACTGCGTCCACCTCCTCATCGACGAGCACGGCAGCCTCGCCGCGCAGACGCTCccctgcgccgcgccgcccatgGTGTCCATCGGCGCCGGCAGCACGCCCCTGCATTacgcggcgtgcggcggcgaggtcaaGTGCTGCCAG ATACTTGTGTCAAGAGGAGCAGACCGAACAGTCATCAATTGCAATGG GTGGCTCCCCATCGACGCTGCCAGAATCTGGGGCTGCAGCTGGCTTGAACACGTCCTCTCCCCCAAGTCGCATCTGCCGATCCCCAAGTTTCCTCCTTCCGGCTACCTCTCCCAGCCACTGCCCAGCCTAATCAACATTGCAAG GGAGCAAGGTCTGAACTTGTCGTCAGAGTTCGCTGATGGCGTCGACGAAGGTTCCGAAGCCTGCGCCGTCTGCCTCGAGAGACCCTGCAATGTTGCTGCTGAAG GCTGTGGGCACGAGCTGTGCGTGAAATGCGCGCTGGACCTCTGCTCGGTGATCAAGTCCTACGACTCGGCGGGGATCGCCGGCGAGATCCCGTGCCCGCTCTGCCGGAGCGGGGTCGCCTCCTTCAGGACGACGGCCacaccggcggcgagccgcaGCACGAGCACCGGAGGCCTCGGGtccggtcgccgccgcaaGAGCTCCAGCGGCAGCGAGCACGAggcctcctccggcggcgagaAGGGCTGCGGCAGCATCGaccccgacgccggcgccggcgccgtcgtccccCTCTACTACGCACCTTTCGCGCCTTCCGCCATCTTGACCTGA